GGTGGGGATTACAGGTGGTTAGACAAGCAGCATGGCAGAACAAAGAGAATCTGGATTTAGGTTCGTGGATTTCAATACAGGTGCtgtcatttgttacacagcctTGCTTTAAATGACCACTCTCAGGTAAATGCGGCAAACACCTCTTTCAATGTTATAAAGATTCAGGTCAGGAGCTACATGAAAGCATGAGCTAAGTACTGGGTGTCATGATTTCACACACATAGGTACACAAAGAATAAAGTTCTATATAAATACAAGGCAATATTATTACATAACTCTACCTATTGcatagttttataaataattttccaGGACTAAAGGCTCAATGGTAACAAAGGTATCTTACCTTAGCCAGTTTCTTCATCCTTCTAAAAGTATTCATATTCCAATACCTTTGaatttctcaaaaaaacaaattaagaccTTAGGAATCTCactctgcctcctccctgtcccttcctttccctctttggTCGTCGCAGAATGAGAAGGGCTCCATTCTGTCTTCTAAAGACCATCCAGAAAGTGAGACTGACACACTGAGCCCGCTGGCTGGGCCTAGGCAGAATGAGCCAAGAAAACATGGGCACACCTCTAGGCAGGCTGTATTTTTTGACTCCACTGTCTGGGAAGGGGGAGGTTAGGGGCATCTCACTCAATGGAATGCAGTAGGAACTGGGGCTCATGGTACTTGGAGAGTTGTTGATCTTAGCAAACGAACACAGCCCAGCAGCACTTGGCGGCCCCAGTGTGTGGTCTCCATCAGTCCTCAAGTGCTTGGTCATGTAGACTGGGGAATGGTCACGAGGCTCGTCTGAGGACCCCAAGGCTTTACCACACCAAGGTTTATGAGGTATAGACAGTGAGGGAGACAGCTGTTTCCTGCTTCTGTCCATTTTAGGAGCAGTAAATGGTTATCAGGTTtaccaaaatactttttaaatgacctATGTAATGGAAAGCTTATAAATGTTCATAGGTGAGTTGGGGAATTGCTACCTCAGTGGTTTCCTTTACTGGTCACTGCTTAACCCAAAATACTAGGACACAAGGTTCAAATCTCCCAAATTTCATTAGGCAGACCTATACCGGTAACCTGCCTGCTGCTCAAGGAATTAccagttttgaaaaacaaaatttagagaccagcctggtggctcaggtggttggagcaccgcgCTCCTGacgccgaggtcgccggttcgattcccacatgagccagggagctgcgccctctacagctaagattgtgaacaacagttctccctgaagctgggctgccatgggctacgGTGGCCagagtgagtggccggcagctagAGTGAGCGGCCAACAGCCAGCCATGAGCTtctgtgagcagccgaccagcaaccaactgcctcaggcaggggagcgcaaggctcataataccagcatgggtcagggagctgtgtcatACACAACCAGGCTAAGAAACTACGGCTCGAACCGGagtggagggggaggcagaaaaagggggaaaaatttaaaaatacctttcccCAAATGGGACCTTTATCACTTAGCTTTGACCCATTTCTAAGAAAGCCACATTCTATTTCAGACAATGTGACCACTTAGGGTACAGTTAAAAACAAAGCCCTTGCCTTTAGGtgcttagttttcattttctttaaattagccTCTGAAACGCTTGTTTTGGGCTGCACTCCTGAAAACTGTTCATTTTAAGGACATAGCAGGCCTCACttttacaaaggaggaagcaAAGAGGTGTACGTTAGAGGTGCAGTAGGCATGACCAATGCCTGGAGGCCTTCCTCTTCCTCGGCTTGTTACTCCACAAGGTGGGTCCGGTGGTGGCGCATGAGGTGTGAGTTAGAAATGAAAGCAGCACCACACCTCTCACACTCGtagggcttctccccagtgtgggtTCTCTGGTGCACAGTGAGGCTCGACCTCTGCCTGAAGGCCTTGCCACACTCACTGCATGTGTAAGGTTTCTCCCCATTATGGATTCGCTGATGAATGAGCAGGTACGAGCTGCAGgtgaaggccttcccacactcaTTACACACGTAAGGAAGATCCCCGCTGTGAATCCTCTGGTGCACAATAAGGCAAGAGAGCTGgctgaaggcttttccacactCGCTGCAGTCATAAGGTTTCTCCGcagtgtgaattctctggtgCACGATGAGGTGTGAAAAACAgctgaaggccttcccacactctTTACACTCATATGGCTTCTCACCAGTATGGCTTCGCTGATGCACAATAAGGTTTGCGCTCTGGGTGAAGGCTTTGCCACAGTCGTTACAGGCAAAGGGCTTCTCCCCGGTGTGGATCCTCTGGTGTACAATGAGGTTTGAGCTCCGGGTAAATGTCTTCCCACACTCGTTACATTCATAGCATTTCTCTGTAATGTGTACTTTCTGGTGCCGGGCAAGCTGTGAGCTATAACTGAAGGCTTTCTCACATTCACTGCACTTAAAGGTTTTCTCTAAGGAGTGGATTTTTTGATGGACAGTCAGATTTGAACTCTGagtgaaggctttcccacattttGAACAAACATAGGGTTTCTGGCCAGTGTGGATCCGCTGATGCACTACGAGGTTTGCGCTCTGAATGAAAGCCTTCCCACACTCACGACATTCAAAgggtttctccccagtgtggatCCGCTGATGCACTACGAGGTTAGCACTCTGACTAAAACCTTTCCCACACACACTGCATGTAAAAGGCTTCTGCCCAGGCTGGCTTCTCTGATTTTTAACAGAGCCAGAACTAAGGCTGTCTCTTTCCCCAAATGTCTGATACTTCTGGTCGTCCTCTTCTTTGAAACTTTCAGGTACATGACAATCCTTCACTGTCACTTGTCTGaagtctttcttttccctcttaatTCTCTGCCTCTTTAACAGGGTGCTCTTTTCACAGGCTTCTCCTAACTCAGATCCTCGAGGGTCCGCTTTCTGGATTCTGCTGAGTATCAGGAAGGGTTCTTCTGCTCCATCACATATCTCAGTTTTGGGAACCAACAACTGTGGGTTCTTGGTTTCAGCAACTGagacaacaaacagaaaatacactGTTAGCGTCTTCTGACCTAGAAAACGAATAGGATCACGAAGTTATAAAAGTCAGGGAGTATGTGACTTCAGCGTCTGTAAAATGGCTCCATCAGAAGAAAGAATCCCCTCCCAGGTCACCTCTCTTCTGTGGGTCCTTCTACCTGTCTGTGAGCTCTCCCACGCCTAGAGCAGGAGCCACTGACTCATGGTCTTTCTAGAACTTCTGTTCCACTTAACTTCATTAGACACTTAATCCACCTGCTCGTGCCAGGAAAGCTGTCTCCAGACAAGTCTCCTCCTGACTGTGTGATGACTGATCTTGCAATTAAGACTGGTTATGGAGGACACCAGTCTCTCCCCAGGCTTGCCGCTTACCATAGGCACTTAGGGTGGATTAACTTACAACCCACCAGTTAATTAGGGAGATTCCCTACCTGTAAACAAAAATCTAGGCAACTCAGGCTTTTGTGCATGAGGATGCTGGCTAGCAAAGAGAGGCTACGCATGGACAGAAAGGACCACAGTGGCCAAAAGCATCCAAAACATCCGGAGGCTGTGGAGCAGAGAGGTTAAGAACATGAATTCTGGAGCCAGTCTGCCTGGTTTCAAATACCTGCTCTGTACTTACCAGCTGCATGAGTTTGGACTAgtaacttaacttctctgtgcctcagtttccttatctctaaaacagggacaataatagtatctacttcatgATACATGAGATGATTAACTGAGTTTCTCTGTCAACTGCTGAGAGCAGCCATGGAGCACAGTAAGTGGCTCTGTGAGTGTCTGCAGTGACTTTCAGCCTGGCCAGTGGGCTTTGGGTCAcagagccaggagccaggagccaggaaTTGAACCTCAGGGGATGGAAGTGGCTATGGTGATAGATGGCAACACTAGAGGGGACTAAAGAAGAATGTGAACAGTCAACACCTTACCTCTTGTGTCGAGGAAACGCTGACCTTTTTGAGTTAAGGGTGAGACACGGCGTAGCCTGCTCCATAATGCCAAACAATATGAGCACACCAAAACTTCCCGAAGTTTTGAAACTGACTAGTCAGAAAGTTTTGAAACTTCTTGAAGTTTTGAAACTGTAGCTGCACTACATTGCCTCAGAACCCAAATAGTGTCAGAAAGGGGTCCTGCAGTCAGTGACATCACAGTTCCTATCTACCCCCACCACCCTTGACACTGGCATGTGCGCCCATGTGGCCAGTGTTGCTCTCTACCAGTGTTGGCAGAGGGAACCCTTACTAAGTGTGAATTAAACCAAGCTCAGGAAACCTACTCAAATAGAAAGTGGAATGAGGGTCagcaggggtgggaggcaggccTGCAGGAGAGGGGGTCTTCCCCCAGGGGTCTCAGCTCAGACATGAGCAGTAAAGCTGTCAGCCCGATCATGGCCTCAGCAGCAACTgccagtggggtgggggtagggggaacCCAGCATCCACAAAACATCCTCCTGGCTCAGGCCAGGGTGAACCAAGGAGGTGAGTGGGTGGGACAGGGATGTCGGGGTGCTACCCAATATGGGGGGCAGGGAAACAGCCCAGTTTGGTTGCCTGGCTAAGACCACGGTAACATGAAATTCCATCACAATCATTCAGATAAAAAAGGCAATGTTGGAGAAAGGAAAAGCCTGAGTACTGGATGTAGTAGAACCTGAAtgtgacagtaaaaaaaaaagtgaaatgttaaTCTTTTTCTGGTTATTTCTACTCCTATTGTTCTgatgtcttgtttttgttttgttttgttttttaaatttactccATTTTTCTCCCTGTAATTTAACTGCTCTCATATCTTCTTTTCGTCCTACGTACTTTTTCCTTGTACTTCTTTCCCCTACTCTACTTCTCTATCACTTGCCTCTCCtagtgattatttaaattttttttttttttttttaacgagtgaaatattctgatttttttctttgtagtttcatGTCTCTTCGGCTTTTCTTCATTACATTCTTCTCATTTATGTTCTCTGCTATTCTTCATCACCTACATCTCACCTTACTCTTCTCCCTTCTAAtgtctccttctctttttttccacctCCTTCTTCTTATCCTTTAGCTCCCCACCACTAACACTgggggcccccacccccaccaagcaTCTCTCCAACAGAAAAAGCCCAGGAATACTTTAGTTCATAGCCCCACTCCCTCCCGACCTCACTCCCACCTTCCTTACTGTGAGGATGAGAATATCAGAAAGACATGAGAGATGAAGACCATGGGTATTACTGAATCAATTAGGTCCCATCACAGAAACAATTCCTTCTgtttatgttaaaattattacAGAACCGGGTACAATCGTAATGTAAAGGGTCTTAATATAAGAGGTTATTTAGGGagggccggatggctcagttggttagaacatgagctctgaacaacagggttgccagttcaattcccacatgggatggtgggctgtgcctcctgcaactaaagattgaaaacggcaactggacttggagctgagctgcgccctccacaactagactgaaggacaaagacttggagttgatgggccctggagaaacacactattccccaatataaaaaaaagaaaggttattTAACAGTTTCATTACTGGAATAAAGTAAGAGTTAGGGTGTTGGCAAGTGCCCAAGGGAATCAAGGCCAATTCTGTGTCCACAAACTCAAACCTACTTGAGCGATTAATCAGCCAATTACTTGGGACCTGTTCACCTTGGCTTCTTTGAgatggtattttttccttttttggatcTTATAGTATAACTGTAACTTTAGGAAAGTTCAGAAATAAGTAAAAACTCATTGTGATAAACTACAGCACAGACACAGTAGTAAGTTCTGAAATCAATACTtttgatttcaaaagaaaaatcaaaagaaaccttctttcatttaaaagagATCTAAAATGCTATATACGTCTGCCACCTTACCTGGTAACTGTATTCTGAGATATGAAGGGTAATTTGATTCAGTAAATTGGTAAGTCCAACTCATTAGATTTACAAGAGTTGTGTTTatcaagattttatatataagatTTGTAAGTCTGCCTACTTAGGTGttggaaatgttttaaagaattagaGATATGTTAAACTTGCAATttaatgtatttgtatattttttatttaaggaaattgGCACATAGGTGGAattaactgtttaaaaatttttttaaaatttaatctataAATCTTGAAGCTTACCTAAacatgaattaaagaaaaagtacaaGTGCTCTCACTTGGATATAACTATTTCTAGatgtataaatgaaataaaaataagttatgcTTAAAGGCTTAAAAACTTGGTTCTAAATgtataaactttaataaattcaACATTAATTAATATATAGGAAACTGCAGATAAACGGTCTCAGACTTTAAACTCCCAGTAACTCATCAAAATTTCCAAAGTACTTTCATGGATATGATTTCATCATCAAAATACAACTGTTCTCCTTTACTGGTGTGGAAGCTAAAAAAGGGCAAGTCTGTCTTATTAAGTATCCCCAGCACTGATCAAGCTGCCTAGCATACAGGAAGCCGGTCCCCTACAAATTCTGCTTTTATTGAACGAATGCACCCCAGTTTACAGAACAGGAAATGGACATCCAGAGACAGAACGGGtttcctcaaggtcacagaactatTAGCAGCAGGGCAGCAACTACACTCAGGTCTCTCTTCATTCTTAGAGCTCGGTGTTCCCACTATCACCGACTGTGGACAAGGCCGGCCGCACACAAAGGTAAGTCTTGGCTGGGAACAGAGTCTtgagggaagaggcagagaagggaaacaGGCCATTCCTGGTAGATGGGGCCAGTCGCTGTACTTAAGACTATGAATGACTAATaagcaaggaaacagaaaagaagtgATACACGGGAATGCACCAGAGACCGggaacagaaagcagaaagtgGGGAACAGAAGCTGCACAGAGATTGAGGAATAAGTACAAAAcggacaagaaaatgaaaaggtagaGACCCTAAACTTCCCCACAACACTGGTTTAAGAAAGTGACTTGGTCCGCAAATGCCTGAGGAGTTGGCTAGGAAGGAGAGCGGGTACAAAATATTCAGGCGCAGATTAGGTACAGGTTAGACTCGTAACCTGAGTGCCAAACAGGCCTTGGCAGTGCTCCAGGGGTTGCTGCCATTGCACAGGACTCATGGCTACCACGTTCTTGACCCAGGTACACAACACTCTAAAGGCAAGCTTCTGCCACTGCTGgtcagacacagagaacaaacttccCTTTCCTGAGTCCCAGTTTAGAGAGAACCAGGTGACAAGCCACTACTACCCTCCATGAAGACCCAGTTTTGAACATCATCAAAGCTGACACAACTGCTCAAAATCTGCTAGATTTTGCACAAAGACCTATGAAAATGGATcatctccagagcattttcacaAAAATTACCACAAAAGTTGAGCCTTCCTACCTTAGCTAGCTTCTCTTGCAGGCTCAGCAACCTGCGATAAACACAAAGTACATGACAAGGACATGTAGCTACATGTGTGAATACATATGAAACCTGCTGAACAATAAATGTGATTAAAAGGTGAATTTGGAGTTCACCCGTGTTTCTCGGGCATTCTGAGACTGTGTGCAAAGGAAGCCAtttcccagaaaaatgcacagGCATCTTTCAGCATTCCTCTATCTGGCTCTCCCTCAGTATTCAGTATACACCTCAGTATTCTCTGTTGCTCAAGCTAGGAGACCAGAACACTGTTCTCTGAAAAGATTTCGAGAAATCCCAGTGGTCCAATTCTGAATCAGGGGGTTGAACCTTACCTGGAGAGGTCATGTTCCCATGAGTCTCCAGTATCTCGGTCTTGGCCACAGTCCCTGGTGTTGAGCAGCTGCCAAGGGCTGAAGCAGCAGGCACATCCTGCGTTGCTTTCAAGACTACCGCCATGTCCCAGGACACGTTCTGACCCTAGAGACAAGCAGGCAGAGGTGGGCTTAGAAGGGGACTGTCGTGGGGGGGGGTGTCAGCTTTTGAAGATGAGAACGTAAGTACCTATTCCTGGAGGCCACAAAACCAACAAACCCAAATccccaaacattaaaaaatgaaaatgtaaaacaaggaaaaggaagCCAGTCTTCCTGATCCCCAAGATGAGTCGGGCACAGCAGCAAGCCGGCCAGCTTCTCACCCATCGCTTTGATTTCACCTCACTGCCCACTCTAGCATCCGAACCTAACTTGCCAGAGGGTGCATGACAGGATAAGACAGCACAGGGGGACATTTTCCAGAGTCAAATTTTCGGAGGTCTGAAGGTCAAAGATCATATTACAAAAAGGCTGTGGGGAACCTCACCTGGCTAGAGATGGTAAGGGGagcatttgaaaacattaagGACCACGGTACAAAGCACCGGCTCACCACTCGAAGTGTGGTCTGCAGATCACCTGGGACTTGTGAGAAACGCAGAATCTCAGACCACACCCCAGACCTTCTGAAACAGAATCAGTATTTTAAGAGGGCCCCCCCGCCAACTCCCATGCATGTTAAGGTTTGAGAAGCACAGGTTAGAGTTATCACACCCTAACTGGAATCACTTGAAGAGTTTTGAAAACTACCGAAGTCTGGGTCCCACCCCGAGATAATGACTCACTGGAATGGGGCATGGCATGGGCACCACGATTTTACAcaaagctccccaggtaattctgtGTAGCAGTTTGAGGACCATTGGTTTGTAGAAAGTACTAAATGTCACTTTAATCCAAAGAGGATGCTTCTGTCATATTCCAAAGGACTAAAGCTCAGCGCCATCGCTAACCAACAAGACTCCAGATGTGCAAGCAGAGAGACCATGTCCCCTCTGAAACCACTTGAGATTTCCAggtctctcctcctccttcctccaacACCATTATTTACCTTTTCCTCCTGTTCTGCTACATCAAGGCCTGTCTGGGGACCCTCTCCAGGAGCCCAGACTTTGATGTTCCCAGAGTGCACCTGTTGGCTGGATGCCTGACCTAGgaagttttcttcctcttcctcctcctttttcactGTCACTGGACCCCAAGGGGCCAAGGCCATGGCTTCTCTCAAATCTGCAGTCATCTTCTCTGCTCAGCAGCGGAACTCCTACAGCTGGGGGCTGCCCAGCAGAGGTCAAGCCCCATCTAATCTTTAAGTTGAAAAGTTTCTTCTTGAGTTTCTCCCCAGGGCCAGGATGAGTACTGTCTACtgagaaatcagaaaacattgTTAGCACCGAGCAGGGGTTTGCCTGGATGCCACTGCGTCCCTTGGCCACTTTCCCCAGCACCTAGCGTAGGCAGCGGCCAGTGCAGCACAGGGTCTGCTCTACTCCTCCCTCATTGGATGGAAGGGCTTGGACTGTAAACATGTAATTTGTCCCCATTATAGTTACATTCCAAACAGCTTTATATAATGTCTATTGACTTTTTCCTGATTATTAGTGTCTTTATtgtaaaaacttgaaaaatacagaaaatgattaagaaaaatcACCTCCACAGAGATAACCACTGTATATTGTGGAATATGATAGCTTTTAAGGGAAAACTTCCAACCACACTGACAATTAGGACAacttaaactttttgtttttaactacgCAGATACATATTTTCAcaattatcatcttttttttttaaaagaaaattttagtgtTAAGGTTAAACAATAGAATGAACAAAAGAATCTGAAGAAATCAACATGTTAGgagtggttatctctgggtgaTGTAATGACAAGTACTTTTGAGGttctttttgtttgatttttatgtgttCCATTTCTTCCAAATGTCTTGTGAAGCCAAGTATTACTCTGAAGATAAAAGGATTGTTTCATATTGCCATTCTTCACACTTACCATTTTTACTAGCTACACAATAACCCATGGTGCTGATTAAGTGTCGTTCTCATTGATAAAGGATCAGTAATACAGAAATACATAGACTAtgtcctacacacacacaaatagctATCAATGTACTTACCAGTCTTTTCTCTGCACTTCCATACATGTACACCTTCACATTCACACATATtgcttatttttccaaaatacacattagatcACACATGTACACTGCTCAGCACCctgcattgtttattttttgaactcAATTTCTATATTTCACAGTAGTCTTGATAGTCTTAGGGAGATGTTTCATACATATACACAGAGCCACCTCATTCTGGCACAGTACTCTAAATGATACCTGTAATTTACTTAACCACCCTTTATTTATGAACCATTGCTTTAGTAAAAGAAGTTTTGTTTCCAGTTACTTTCTTAACAATAATAAACGTTAAAATTTTTCTGTGTAAACAGAATAGAAGGATTATTGACTGAAGAATTTTACGGTTGACACATATTGCCCAACTGCTTTCTAAAAGGACGGCACCAAATCACACCGTTACCAACTTTAACAGTACCCCTTTGTCATAGCTAAGCCAGCAGGTTTGGGTTGTTTTTTAGAGTTTGTAATAAAATCATCTTACCATTCTTGTTGATtatgaagagaatgaaaattttCTATTCCCCTTTAGATGCTTTATTAGAAAAAAAGTGCTAAATTTTACTAACTCCCTTTTTGCTGCTACTGAAGTCATCATATGCTTTTTCTGAAGTGCTAACAGACAAGTTATTGTATATCGTACACTGAATTTCTTGAGTAATGCAATACTTTCATTTCTGCAACAAATTTAATTCTGGAGAATTAATCTTTCCTTGATTAGCT
This Rhinolophus sinicus isolate RSC01 linkage group LG10, ASM3656204v1, whole genome shotgun sequence DNA region includes the following protein-coding sequences:
- the ZNF502 gene encoding zinc finger protein 502 isoform X3, which translates into the protein MTADLREAMALAPWGPVTVKKEEEEEENFLGQASSQQVHSGNIKVWAPGEGPQTGLDVAEQEEKGQNVSWDMAVVLKATQDVPAASALGSCSTPGTVAKTEILETHGNMTSPVAETKNPQLLVPKTEICDGAEEPFLILSRIQKADPRGSELGEACEKSTLLKRQRIKREKKDFRQVTVKDCHVPESFKEEDDQKYQTFGERDSLSSGSVKNQRSQPGQKPFTCSVCGKGFSQSANLVVHQRIHTGEKPFECRECGKAFIQSANLVVHQRIHTGQKPYVCSKCGKAFTQSSNLTVHQKIHSLEKTFKCSECEKAFSYSSQLARHQKVHITEKCYECNECGKTFTRSSNLIVHQRIHTGEKPFACNDCGKAFTQSANLIVHQRSHTGEKPYECKECGKAFSCFSHLIVHQRIHTAEKPYDCSECGKAFSQLSCLIVHQRIHSGDLPYVCNECGKAFTCSSYLLIHQRIHNGEKPYTCSECGKAFRQRSSLTVHQRTHTGEKPYECERCGAAFISNSHLMRHHRTHLVE